One part of the Acidobacteriota bacterium genome encodes these proteins:
- a CDS encoding acetoacetate decarboxylase family protein yields the protein MKNGSYFVPREQLHPFMNPGAMNNEEGLYLSWVTDPAAARRVLPPLFDLPDPEHPIAMVYVVNIREPTFAPWYMEGGLCLLCRYREHVGVYFLNLQLSGPGAPMGLCSGRETAGLPKKLCERIVVERNGDWAGALIERKGRRLFSVEVEMGPYNDPAMEHMYRNHGPGYRDRGACLLFQYECGAAPDGHVTFPRMRLVHYDSVTDYQSWEPACIKSLEMEPSLDDPWAEIPVLKPLGAGYSVNSNWVAGIHTLAEFTGDEADGLFSYLFAGRWDRSTLVTGRCQRYGQF from the coding sequence ATGAAAAACGGCAGCTATTTTGTTCCGCGGGAGCAGTTGCACCCGTTCATGAACCCCGGCGCGATGAACAACGAGGAAGGCCTTTACCTCAGCTGGGTCACCGATCCGGCCGCGGCGCGGCGCGTGCTGCCGCCGCTGTTCGACCTGCCCGACCCCGAGCACCCCATCGCCATGGTGTACGTCGTCAACATCCGCGAGCCCACCTTCGCGCCGTGGTACATGGAGGGCGGCCTCTGTCTGCTCTGCCGCTACCGCGAACACGTGGGGGTCTATTTTTTGAACCTCCAGCTCAGCGGCCCGGGTGCGCCCATGGGCCTGTGCAGCGGGCGCGAGACCGCCGGCCTGCCCAAGAAACTGTGCGAGCGCATCGTCGTCGAGCGCAACGGCGACTGGGCCGGCGCCCTCATCGAGCGGAAAGGGCGGCGCCTCTTCTCGGTGGAGGTGGAGATGGGGCCCTACAACGACCCCGCCATGGAGCACATGTACCGGAACCACGGGCCCGGGTACCGGGACCGGGGCGCCTGCCTGCTGTTCCAGTACGAGTGCGGGGCGGCGCCGGATGGCCACGTGACCTTCCCCCGGATGCGCCTGGTGCACTACGACAGCGTCACCGACTACCAGAGCTGGGAGCCGGCCTGCATCAAGTCGCTGGAGATGGAGCCGTCCTTGGACGACCCGTGGGCGGAGATCCCGGTGTTGAAGCCCCTCGGGGCCGGGTACAGCGTCAATTCCAACTGGGTGGCGGGCATCCATACGCTGGCGGAGTTCACCGGCGACGAGGCGGACGGCCTGTTCTCGTACCTCTTTGCGGGGCGCTGGGACCGCTCCACCCTCGTCACGGGCCGCTGTCAGCGCTACGGGCAGTTCTAG
- a CDS encoding 3-hydroxybutyryl-CoA dehydrogenase, whose translation MQVDDIRRILVVGTGTMGQKIALQCARFGYEVVAYDAVRQSLENARVRIPAFAEGLVAGGKMTAGAAEAALSRICFTSCPVDGADADLVSESVFEDPEIKAKVFAQLNAVCKRETVFTTNTSTLLPSMYAEATGRPERFAAFHFLGVLDHCLVDVMPHPGTSPEIIRLLAAFARRIGQVPLVLEREYPGYVSNAIWGAMNAAAIKIALVDKVASVEDVDRAVMIHLDMPCGPFGLNDYIGLDTIWHVMQTNARLSGDLGAQAFADEFKRDYIDKGRLGVKSGRGFYTYPDPAYLRPGFLNGEFE comes from the coding sequence ATGCAAGTCGATGACATCCGCAGGATCCTGGTGGTGGGCACGGGGACCATGGGCCAGAAAATCGCCCTCCAGTGCGCCCGCTTCGGCTACGAGGTGGTCGCGTACGATGCCGTTCGCCAATCCCTGGAAAACGCGAGGGTCCGGATTCCCGCCTTTGCCGAGGGCCTGGTGGCAGGGGGGAAGATGACCGCCGGGGCGGCCGAGGCCGCCCTTTCCCGGATCTGCTTCACGTCCTGCCCCGTCGATGGGGCCGATGCGGACCTCGTGAGCGAGTCGGTCTTCGAGGACCCGGAGATCAAGGCGAAAGTCTTTGCCCAGCTCAACGCGGTTTGCAAGCGGGAGACGGTTTTCACCACCAACACCTCGACCCTGTTGCCGTCCATGTACGCCGAGGCGACCGGCCGGCCGGAGCGGTTCGCCGCCTTTCATTTCCTGGGCGTGCTCGACCACTGCCTCGTGGACGTCATGCCCCACCCCGGGACGTCCCCCGAGATCATCCGGCTGCTGGCGGCTTTCGCGCGGCGGATCGGGCAGGTGCCGCTGGTCCTCGAACGGGAGTATCCCGGCTACGTGTCCAACGCCATCTGGGGCGCCATGAACGCCGCGGCCATCAAGATCGCCCTGGTGGACAAGGTCGCTTCCGTGGAGGACGTGGACCGGGCCGTCATGATCCACCTCGACATGCCTTGCGGTCCCTTCGGCCTGAATGACTACATCGGGCTGGACACCATCTGGCACGTGATGCAGACCAATGCACGGCTGTCGGGCGACTTGGGCGCCCAGGCGTTCGCCGACGAATTCAAGCGGGATTACATCGACAAGGGCCGACTGGGCGTCAAATCGGGGCGGGGCTTCTACACCTACCCGGACCCGGCCTATCTCCGCCCCGGATTCCTGAACGGCGAATTCGAGTGA